In Erigeron canadensis isolate Cc75 chromosome 6, C_canadensis_v1, whole genome shotgun sequence, the following are encoded in one genomic region:
- the LOC122605259 gene encoding acyltransferase Pun1-like — protein sequence MKTITNQETIKPSSPTPPHLNRYNLSFIDNKIPNFHLPWVFLYKNYNKDDINKLKKSLSKCLTQYYPFAGRLPSPSASYVECNDEGVEFLEASIDVVRLEDLVLKRDPDETIINNELVPNLGIESSNRMLEVQVNHFSCGGVAVAVSISHKIADGFTMANLVNHWATVTRGGSPIINPTFVSAPVRDATTTTTNVHQDDHQSVMKKVPSKDKYTAKRFVFSNSKLNDLKNRINNMNITPLNPSRVESLTSLLFKCAVNAATTKAGGSFQPSNLSLMVNMREKISSTTVSLKNAVGNILNLAIAKMADNSSEIIHLHEVITRLRKDRMEIEGAAVRDVEELGEMYFKRRTGFLQHDQSHRVYGCTSLCNFSFYGVDFGWGNPVRVILPFHNWDDSSYFTLMDAASGDGIEATVILEEGEMAHFQNDKDLAYVQD from the coding sequence ATGAAAACCATCACAAACCAGGAAACCATTAAACCATCGTCCCCAACGCCACCTCACCTCAACCGTTATAATCTTTCATTCATTGATAACAAGATTCCCAACTTTCACTTACCATGGGTTTTCTTGTACAAAAACTACAACAAGGATGacattaacaaattaaaaaaatcgtTGTCAAAATGTTTAACACAATACTATCCATTCGCAGGTAGGCTTCCGTCGCCTTCTGCGTCTTACGTCGAATGTAACGATGAAGGAGTTGAGTTCTTGGAAGCTTCTATCGATGTTGTTCGGCTCGAAGACTTGGTTCTCAAGAGAGACCCAGACGAGACCATAATTAATAATGAACTGGTTCCTAACCTTGGTATCGAAAGTAGTAATCGTATGTTGGAGGTCCAAGTGAACCACTTTTCTTGCGGTGGAGTTGCAGTGGCGGTTTCCATCTCACATAAAATTGCTGATGGGTTCACGATGGCCAACTTGGTCAACCACTGGGCCACTGTTACACGCGGCGGATCGCCAATAATAAACCCAACTTTTGTTTCTGCACCCGTAAGAGatgctactactactactactaatgTTCATCAAGATGATCATCAATCTGTAATGAAAAAAGTACCATCCAAAGATAAGTATACGGCGAAAAGATTTGTGTTTTCGAATTCAAAATTAAATGATCTAAAAAACAGGATAAATAATATGAATATAACTCCATTGAACCCTAGTCGGGTCGAATCATTAACATCTCTACTTTTTAAATGTGCGGTGAATGCAGCCACAACGAAAGCAGGAGGCTCTTTTCAGCCTTCAAATTTGAGTCTAATGGTGAACATGAGGGAAAAGATTTCTAGTACGACCGTTTCTCTTAAAAACGCCGTAGGAAACATACTGAACTTGGCGATTGCAAAGATGGCCGATAATTCGAGTGAAATAATCCACTTGCACGAGGTGATTACTCGTTTGAGGAAAGATAGAATGGAGATCGAAGGGGCAGCTGTAAGAGATGTCGAGGAACTAGGCGAAATGTATTTCAAAAGAAGAACAGGATTTCTAcaacacgatcaaagtcatcgAGTTTATGGCTGTACGAGTCTATGTAACTTTTCATTTTACGGGGTGGACTTTGGGTGGGGAAACCCTGTGCGGGTAATCTTACCGTTTCACAATTGGGATGATTCAAGCTATTTTACATTGATGGATGCGGCTTCCGGAGATGGTATTGAAGCAACGGTGATATTGGAAGAAGGAGAAATGGCTCATTTTCAAAATGATAAAGATCTTGCATATGTCCAGGATTAG